One Candidatus Peregrinibacteria bacterium DNA segment encodes these proteins:
- a CDS encoding transposase has product MHMIAGDPDHGMHFVLTGGEVSDVKVGKQILRDYSFPKTVDHLAMDKGYSCYKVLELCKEKGITPVVPPKAKMKFPWEYNKNIYAYRNEIERLFHRMKNHRRISTRYDKLDLMYASFISLCLVALLLKVLC; this is encoded by the coding sequence ATTCACATGATTGCTGGAGATCCAGATCATGGGATGCACTTTGTTTTAACAGGTGGTGAAGTGAGCGATGTGAAAGTTGGAAAACAAATTTTGAGAGATTATTCGTTTCCAAAAACAGTAGATCATTTGGCTATGGACAAAGGTTATTCATGCTACAAAGTTCTGGAGCTGTGCAAAGAAAAAGGCATAACTCCAGTCGTTCCTCCAAAGGCAAAAATGAAATTTCCGTGGGAATACAACAAGAACATTTATGCCTACCGCAACGAGATTGAACGCCTATTTCACCGAATGAAAAATCACAGAAGAATTTCAACTCGCTATGACAAATTAGACCTGATGTATGCCTCCTTTATCTCCCTCTGCCTTGTGGCACTTTTACTCAAAGTCTTATGTTAA
- a CDS encoding transposase, translating to MYQMLTDEQFKLIQPYFPKPRKPEKIPLKRCMDAICYVLKTGCAWRQMPYDYREKENDWHTIYTRYKRWSESGLFGQMLRALEVADVLQVRIAFLDSTTNRAHHSAAGAMKKGATSVRPK from the coding sequence ATGTACCAGATGCTAACGGATGAACAGTTCAAACTGATCCAGCCTTATTTTCCAAAGCCCAGAAAGCCTGAAAAGATTCCACTGAAACGTTGCATGGATGCCATTTGTTATGTACTTAAAACAGGGTGCGCATGGAGACAAATGCCCTACGATTACAGAGAAAAAGAGAATGACTGGCACACGATTTATACAAGATACAAACGGTGGAGCGAATCTGGACTTTTTGGACAAATGCTTAGAGCACTTGAAGTAGCAGATGTACTTCAAGTGCGAATAGCTTTCCTGGACAGTACAACAAATAGAGCGCACCACAGTGCAGCGGGAGCCATGAAAAAAGGGGCCACAAGCGTTAGGCCGAAGTAG
- a CDS encoding type II toxin-antitoxin system HicB family antitoxin, with protein sequence MRKIDFKSVIWKEGAYYIAQCLEVDVSSFGKTKKEALIHLQDALSLYYEDVPLPKKAEVNNPMIASIELQYA encoded by the coding sequence ATGCGTAAAATAGACTTCAAATCAGTGATTTGGAAAGAAGGTGCGTATTATATCGCCCAATGTTTGGAGGTAGATGTGTCCAGTTTTGGCAAAACAAAAAAAGAAGCCCTTATTCATCTTCAAGACGCTTTGTCGTTGTATTACGAAGATGTGCCCTTGCCCAAAAAGGCAGAAGTGAATAACCCTATGATCGCATCTATAGAACTTCAGTATGCCTAG
- a CDS encoding type II toxin-antitoxin system HicA family toxin, protein MPRPYKVSLIVKILKDMGFFFVSQSGSHAKYRKPGNPTLTTIVPIHEKEVRYGTFRSIL, encoded by the coding sequence ATGCCTAGGCCCTATAAAGTAAGTCTGATTGTGAAGATTTTGAAAGATATGGGCTTTTTTTTTGTGTCTCAATCGGGTTCTCACGCAAAATACCGTAAACCTGGAAATCCAACCCTAACAACCATAGTACCAATACATGAAAAAGAAGTCCGTTACGGCACCTTTCGGTCTATTTTATGA